One window of Sporocytophaga myxococcoides DSM 11118 genomic DNA carries:
- the porQ gene encoding type IX secretion system protein PorQ: MTIRFTSLFLLVFGLSYTIANAQLGGRASYQFLNVPVNTRIAGLGGINISQPGIDVNLMTQNPATLSDSLRNYLSINYLPYLADVRATMVNYAFNAGKTGTWGVGMRYFDYGTFSGADLAGNSTGDFKSKEYAFTVAKSHTINHFTLGVSLNLAFSQIGTYNSAALLTDLGGVFKHPKKDWAIGLVIKNVGVPLKKYVPGESVDLPTDVQLGTSFKPEHMPVRLSLTAHHLHKWDIVYDDPNQKGKVDLNGNVIKEKVSFGSKMLSHFAVGAEFLMSKNFQLRAGYNFLRRKELKEESKSGGAGLSIGGMIRIKYFEFAYTRSFYYIGTGTNHFTLTTDFNRIFKKRI; this comes from the coding sequence ATGACAATAAGGTTTACATCGCTCTTTTTATTAGTTTTTGGATTATCCTATACTATTGCCAATGCGCAATTAGGTGGTAGAGCATCATATCAGTTTCTTAATGTCCCGGTAAATACCAGGATTGCCGGTTTGGGAGGTATCAATATCTCTCAACCGGGAATTGATGTTAATTTAATGACTCAAAATCCTGCAACACTTTCAGATTCACTACGGAATTATCTTTCTATTAACTATTTACCATACCTGGCTGATGTAAGAGCTACAATGGTAAATTATGCATTTAATGCCGGAAAAACAGGAACATGGGGAGTAGGTATGCGGTATTTTGATTATGGAACCTTCAGTGGTGCAGACCTTGCCGGTAATAGCACAGGTGACTTTAAATCAAAGGAATATGCCTTCACTGTAGCTAAATCTCATACAATTAATCACTTCACATTAGGGGTATCATTAAATCTGGCTTTTTCTCAAATTGGAACATACAATTCTGCTGCACTACTTACCGATTTGGGAGGTGTATTCAAGCATCCTAAAAAAGATTGGGCAATAGGTCTTGTAATTAAAAATGTAGGTGTGCCTTTGAAAAAATACGTGCCGGGAGAAAGCGTCGATTTACCTACCGATGTTCAGTTGGGGACAAGCTTCAAACCGGAGCACATGCCTGTTAGATTGTCATTGACAGCTCATCACCTGCATAAATGGGATATTGTTTATGATGATCCAAATCAAAAAGGCAAGGTAGATCTGAATGGAAATGTTATAAAGGAGAAGGTCTCATTTGGAAGTAAAATGCTATCGCACTTTGCTGTTGGAGCGGAGTTTTTGATGTCTAAAAATTTCCAATTAAGAGCTGGTTATAACTTTTTACGAAGAAAAGAATTAAAAGAAGAAAGTAAATCTGGGGGAGCCGGACTTTCAATAGGTGGTATGATCAGGATAAAATATTTTGAGTTTGCCTATACAAGATCATTTTATTATATCGGAACAGGTACCAACCATTTTACTCTAACTACGGATTTTAACAGGATATTTAAAAAGAGGATCTGA
- the hslU gene encoding ATP-dependent protease ATPase subunit HslU, whose protein sequence is MIDNNSYLTPRQIVEELDKYIIGQHEAKRNVAIALRNRWRRMNAGQDMQKEIVPNNILMIGATGVGKTEIARRLAKVADAPFTKVEASKFTEVGYVGRDVESMVRDLVEQSVNMVKARKKEDVKAKAAQIVEDIILDALIPPLKKNSPSGIFTGEVPSPSSSDDDHELNERTREKFREKIKSGELDERKIEINVSSSSNPGVGVIGGGMDEVSMMNIQEMISGMMPKKSKKRKVAIGEARQLLLEEEAAKLIDMDEVKEEAIRKAENTGIIFIDEIDKIASGSRKNGGGGPDVSREGVQRDLLPIVEGSSVNTKYGVIQTDHILFVAAGAFHISKPSDLIPELQGRFPIRVELNSLTKDDFFQILKAPKNALTKQYQAMLNAEGVELSFLEDALEKIAEIAFHVNTEVENIGARRLHTVMSHLLNEIMFDVPEKIGPNAKILITKEIVSERLSGLVKNQDLSQYIL, encoded by the coding sequence ATGATTGATAATAACAGTTATTTAACTCCCAGGCAAATTGTGGAGGAGCTTGATAAATATATTATAGGTCAGCACGAAGCGAAGAGAAATGTTGCTATTGCCTTGAGAAACAGATGGAGGCGCATGAATGCCGGACAGGATATGCAAAAGGAGATCGTTCCTAATAATATTCTGATGATTGGCGCCACTGGAGTAGGTAAAACGGAAATAGCCAGAAGATTGGCAAAAGTAGCTGACGCTCCCTTTACTAAAGTGGAGGCTTCAAAATTTACAGAAGTTGGATATGTGGGAAGGGATGTTGAGAGCATGGTAAGGGACCTTGTGGAGCAGTCTGTAAACATGGTCAAAGCCCGCAAAAAAGAAGATGTTAAAGCTAAGGCAGCACAAATAGTTGAAGATATTATCCTTGACGCTCTTATTCCTCCATTAAAAAAGAATAGTCCGTCAGGAATTTTTACAGGAGAAGTTCCATCTCCTTCTTCATCCGATGATGACCATGAACTCAATGAAAGAACCAGAGAAAAGTTTAGAGAAAAAATTAAATCAGGTGAGCTGGATGAAAGGAAAATTGAAATAAATGTTTCTTCGAGTAGCAATCCTGGTGTAGGAGTAATCGGAGGGGGAATGGATGAAGTTTCCATGATGAATATTCAGGAAATGATTAGTGGCATGATGCCTAAAAAATCCAAGAAGAGGAAAGTAGCTATTGGTGAAGCCAGACAACTATTGTTGGAAGAAGAGGCGGCAAAACTGATAGATATGGATGAGGTGAAGGAGGAGGCTATCAGAAAGGCTGAAAATACAGGAATAATTTTTATTGATGAAATTGATAAAATAGCTTCTGGCTCCAGAAAAAATGGAGGCGGTGGTCCTGATGTGAGCAGAGAAGGAGTACAGAGAGACCTTTTGCCTATCGTAGAAGGAAGTTCTGTAAATACCAAATATGGGGTGATACAGACTGATCATATTCTTTTTGTAGCTGCTGGAGCATTTCACATTTCCAAACCATCAGATTTAATTCCGGAATTGCAAGGAAGGTTTCCGATAAGAGTAGAGCTGAACAGCCTTACTAAAGATGACTTTTTTCAGATACTGAAGGCCCCGAAAAATGCCTTGACAAAACAGTATCAGGCTATGCTGAATGCAGAGGGAGTTGAGCTTTCATTTTTGGAAGATGCTTTGGAGAAAATAGCTGAAATTGCCTTTCATGTAAATACTGAAGTTGAAAATATAGGGGCAAGAAGGCTTCACACTGTAATGAGTCACTTACTGAATGAAATAATGTTCGATGTTCCAGAAAAAATTGGACCAAATGCAAAAATTTTAATTACTAAAGAAATTGTATCTGAAAGATTGTCCGGACTAGTTAAAAATCAGGATTTAAGTCAGTATATATTGTAA
- a CDS encoding PAS domain-containing sensor histidine kinase, producing the protein MTIFQGDINRNTVILRLFLLTGISLAFAFFIFTNTYEDSLYSYLVFTTLIVALVVINLLSLRVFTQSRKDVINKVNADNMVTLLDNISDICCICDKDFRFIYWNKAAQEISGYAFEEIAGKRFDDLFKSASTPERDKLIGQMMMEKRKSLTFSYEAFMKGVLNQFEITVFPSGENYIYLVRNITDKLLIEQQNNRTNKILEATSDLVAMVNVQGQNVYMNYAGVKLLDEKNNAGNIRRSLMEMHPPDVYKYLITEAIPYALKHGTWQGESRFITSEGKTIPVSQVIIAHLDSQGHLEYISTIARDISKEKQAEEELKKINFELDHFVYRASHDLRAPLTSIRGLVEISLEEKDTQKLKQYMSFVGESAKKLDNYIINLLSISRNDRLEMEQRPIDFSILIQEAIDELRFLKNADRINITWDISCDGQFCSDLIRLKIIFKNIISNAIKYQRINIANSFLSINISGSPQLIRAVFTDNGIGIHEDSKERIFDMFYRGTELSDGSGLGLYIVKSVIEKLKGRIQLHSKISEGTTTIIEIPGYSMKKEADQEL; encoded by the coding sequence ATGACAATTTTTCAAGGCGATATTAACAGGAATACGGTAATTTTAAGGTTATTTCTTTTAACAGGAATCAGCCTTGCTTTTGCTTTTTTTATTTTTACCAATACTTACGAAGACTCGCTTTACAGCTATTTGGTATTCACCACACTTATAGTAGCTCTTGTAGTTATTAATTTGCTGTCTTTAAGGGTGTTCACCCAAAGTAGGAAGGATGTAATCAACAAAGTCAATGCAGATAATATGGTTACTTTGCTTGACAATATCTCCGACATTTGTTGCATATGCGATAAAGATTTCAGATTTATTTATTGGAATAAAGCTGCTCAGGAAATCTCAGGTTATGCATTTGAAGAAATTGCAGGCAAAAGATTTGATGATCTTTTTAAATCAGCATCCACTCCGGAAAGAGATAAACTGATAGGTCAAATGATGATGGAGAAAAGAAAGTCTCTGACTTTTTCTTATGAGGCTTTTATGAAAGGCGTTCTTAATCAGTTTGAAATTACTGTTTTCCCTTCAGGTGAAAACTACATTTATCTGGTAAGAAATATTACGGATAAGTTATTAATAGAACAACAGAATAACAGGACGAATAAAATTCTTGAAGCTACTTCTGATCTTGTGGCAATGGTTAATGTTCAAGGGCAAAATGTATATATGAATTATGCCGGAGTGAAATTGCTGGATGAGAAAAATAATGCTGGAAATATCAGAAGGAGTTTAATGGAAATGCATCCTCCGGATGTTTATAAATATTTGATTACAGAAGCTATACCATATGCGCTAAAGCATGGCACCTGGCAAGGAGAATCAAGATTTATCACTTCTGAAGGAAAAACTATTCCGGTCTCTCAGGTAATTATTGCACACCTGGATTCGCAAGGGCATCTTGAATATATATCTACAATTGCCAGAGATATTTCAAAGGAAAAACAGGCTGAAGAAGAACTGAAGAAGATTAATTTTGAGCTGGATCATTTTGTGTACAGAGCTTCCCATGATTTGAGAGCTCCCCTTACTTCCATTAGGGGATTAGTGGAAATATCTCTGGAAGAAAAGGACACACAAAAGCTTAAGCAATACATGTCTTTTGTTGGGGAATCGGCCAAAAAACTGGATAATTATATCATTAACCTCTTATCCATATCAAGAAATGATCGTCTTGAAATGGAGCAACGCCCAATTGATTTTTCAATACTCATACAAGAAGCCATAGATGAATTGAGATTCCTGAAAAATGCAGACAGGATAAACATCACCTGGGATATTTCATGTGATGGTCAATTCTGCTCAGACCTGATCAGGTTAAAAATTATTTTCAAAAATATCATTTCGAACGCCATAAAATATCAGCGTATAAATATCGCTAATTCATTTCTTTCCATAAATATCAGTGGTAGTCCTCAATTGATTAGGGCTGTTTTTACTGATAATGGTATCGGGATCCACGAAGATTCCAAAGAAAGGATATTTGATATGTTTTACAGGGGAACTGAGTTGTCTGATGGTTCGGGTTTGGGACTTTATATTGTCAAGAGTGTAATAGAAAAGTTAAAAGGCCGAATACAGCTGCATTCCAAAATTTCTGAGGGTACTACAACTATAATTGAGATTCCTGGTTATTCTATGAAAAAGGAAGCCGATCAGGAACTATGA
- a CDS encoding SDR family NAD(P)-dependent oxidoreductase, with product MKYYIITGTSKGLGKAIAERILSDPGNFVIGISRTASIHHDNYEHLFINLSEVDSLHKFYNSIFPNFKNPSKICLINNAGSIGEITYLGKQHDSKIIDGYNCNVIAPALLMNEFVSRYRNNDASKLILNISSGAGKKPVDGWSVYCSSKAALDMQTAVAANEAKFSHSNFRFFSLAPGILDTPMQTEIRKVSPEDFSRVEEFINYKKEHMLVSPEKVAEKIWRLLENENNYKGVVMSVNEV from the coding sequence ATGAAATATTATATAATAACAGGAACCAGCAAGGGATTAGGAAAAGCAATTGCAGAGCGTATTTTGTCTGATCCCGGCAATTTTGTTATAGGAATCTCACGCACCGCCTCTATTCACCACGATAATTACGAGCACCTCTTCATAAACCTTTCAGAGGTTGATTCACTTCATAAGTTTTACAATAGTATTTTCCCAAATTTTAAAAATCCTTCAAAGATTTGTCTGATTAATAATGCAGGCAGTATTGGTGAAATTACTTATCTGGGAAAACAACATGATAGTAAGATCATAGATGGATATAACTGTAATGTTATAGCCCCTGCTTTACTCATGAATGAATTTGTGAGCAGATATAGAAATAATGATGCATCAAAATTGATTTTAAATATCAGCTCCGGTGCAGGTAAAAAACCTGTCGACGGGTGGTCTGTTTATTGCAGCTCAAAAGCAGCTCTTGATATGCAGACCGCTGTGGCTGCCAACGAAGCTAAGTTTTCACATAGCAATTTCAGATTTTTCTCTCTTGCTCCCGGAATATTAGACACACCTATGCAGACTGAGATTAGAAAAGTTTCACCGGAAGATTTTAGTCGTGTAGAGGAATTCATTAATTATAAAAAGGAGCACATGCTGGTATCTCCCGAAAAGGTTGCAGAGAAGATATGGAGACTACTTGAAAATGAAAATAATTACAAAGGAGTTGTAATGTCTGTAAATGAAGTTTAA
- the cysM gene encoding cysteine synthase CysM encodes MASLLDFVGNTPLVEIKNINPNKAVKIFAKLEGHNPGGSVKDRAAYSMIKGALSRGELKSGMKLVEATSGNTGIALAMIARLFGLEIEIIMPSNATRERVLTMEAFGAKVILTPSEKSMEGAIDLAHEKVAGGGYFMLNQFANPDNYMGHYHGTGPEIWRDTEHKITHFVSSMGTTGTIMGTSKFLKEKNESIQIVGVQPMDGSQIPGIRRWPKEYLPKIFDPSRIDRIIDVSQEDATNTARRLSKEEAIFGGMSSGGAMAASIKLAKELDKGVIVCIICDRGDRYLSTDLFGQ; translated from the coding sequence ATGGCATCACTTCTTGACTTTGTTGGAAATACTCCACTGGTCGAAATAAAAAATATAAACCCGAACAAAGCTGTAAAAATTTTTGCCAAGCTGGAGGGACACAATCCTGGTGGAAGCGTAAAAGACAGAGCAGCTTATAGTATGATCAAAGGCGCCCTTTCCCGCGGTGAGTTAAAATCAGGGATGAAGCTTGTAGAAGCAACAAGTGGGAATACCGGAATAGCCCTCGCCATGATAGCACGTTTATTCGGACTGGAAATTGAAATAATCATGCCATCTAATGCAACGAGGGAAAGAGTACTAACAATGGAAGCTTTTGGAGCAAAGGTGATCCTTACTCCTTCAGAGAAGTCAATGGAAGGCGCTATTGACCTTGCTCATGAGAAGGTCGCTGGAGGAGGTTATTTTATGCTTAACCAGTTCGCGAACCCAGATAATTATATGGGGCACTACCATGGTACAGGTCCGGAAATCTGGAGGGATACAGAACATAAGATAACTCATTTTGTATCTTCAATGGGTACTACTGGCACCATAATGGGTACTTCTAAATTTTTAAAGGAAAAAAACGAATCCATACAAATTGTTGGTGTCCAGCCTATGGATGGCTCACAGATACCAGGAATCAGAAGATGGCCGAAGGAATATCTTCCTAAAATATTTGATCCGTCAAGGATAGATAGAATTATTGATGTATCACAGGAAGATGCCACTAATACAGCCAGAAGACTCAGTAAAGAAGAGGCTATCTTTGGAGGAATGAGCAGTGGAGGAGCTATGGCAGCATCAATAAAACTTGCTAAGGAACTAGATAAAGGTGTTATCGTTTGCATCATATGCGACCGAGGAGACAGGTATTTATCTACTGATTTATTTGGCCAGTAA
- a CDS encoding serine O-acetyltransferase: MKSEFINKVFLSYKLAKPNPQPESIYEILNEYLKLMFPELSEKQYGNIEEVEARYKELHQQLLAAFQSMQRFLPKKAEVITNGFLDYLPGIFDKLKSDVEAIVIGDPAATSAYEVIRAYPGFYAIAMYRMANALSKMSIPVLARIVTEFAHSKTGIDIHPGAEIGSHFCIDHGTGIVIGETSIIGSHVKIYQGVTLGALSVNKSMASKKRHPTIEDHVVIYAGATILGADTIIGHHSIVGGNVWLTKTVPPFSTVYHKAQIEIGKLEDIKGLPGY, from the coding sequence ATGAAAAGTGAATTTATTAACAAGGTATTTCTTTCTTACAAACTGGCGAAACCTAATCCCCAGCCTGAAAGCATATATGAAATTTTAAATGAATATCTAAAGCTGATGTTTCCGGAATTATCTGAAAAACAATACGGAAATATTGAGGAGGTTGAAGCAAGATATAAAGAGCTGCATCAACAGCTTTTAGCTGCTTTTCAATCGATGCAAAGATTCCTCCCTAAAAAGGCTGAAGTTATTACTAACGGTTTTCTGGATTACTTACCTGGCATTTTTGATAAGTTAAAATCAGATGTTGAGGCAATTGTTATCGGCGACCCTGCTGCTACCAGTGCATATGAGGTAATAAGAGCTTATCCGGGTTTTTATGCCATTGCCATGTATAGAATGGCCAATGCACTTTCTAAGATGTCGATTCCTGTTTTAGCCAGAATTGTTACTGAGTTTGCTCATTCAAAGACAGGTATTGATATTCACCCGGGAGCTGAAATTGGTTCACACTTTTGCATAGACCATGGCACAGGTATCGTTATCGGTGAAACCTCCATAATCGGAAGCCATGTTAAAATATATCAGGGAGTAACGCTTGGAGCACTAAGTGTAAACAAAAGTATGGCAAGCAAAAAAAGACATCCTACAATAGAAGATCATGTTGTTATCTATGCAGGAGCAACAATCCTTGGCGCCGATACTATCATTGGGCACCACAGCATTGTTGGAGGAAATGTCTGGCTGACTAAAACTGTCCCTCCTTTTTCCACTGTATACCATAAAGCTCAGATTGAAATTGGTAAATTGGAAGACATCAAAGGACTCCCCGGATATTGA
- a CDS encoding L-histidine N(alpha)-methyltransferase — MDISDIVKTINQENFAEDLIKGLSSIPKYLPSRYLYDDKGDVLFQKIMNLEEYYLTRAEFQILQNNKEDLLDYFIHYNKPFDLIELGAGDGLKTRILLKFLTDKKAAFQYMPVDISENILNLLSSELSEEFPELVLKPQCNDYFSAMSELRKFEGKRKVVLFMGGNIGNFSTKESINFYKELSSCLKAGDLVLTGFDLKKDPRLILKAYDDSEGITAKFNLNLLERINKEFSGDFKIEYFKHFPYYDPATGECKSFLVSTVNHSVRLKALDLNVSFRAWESIQTEVSKKYSENEIETLADLTGFAKIQNFYDDNKYFTDSLWVKK; from the coding sequence ATGGACATATCAGATATTGTGAAAACTATTAACCAGGAGAACTTTGCAGAAGACCTTATCAAAGGGTTAAGTAGCATCCCGAAATATCTTCCATCAAGATATTTGTATGATGATAAAGGAGATGTTTTATTCCAGAAGATAATGAATCTTGAGGAATATTATCTTACAAGAGCTGAATTTCAAATTCTGCAAAACAATAAGGAAGATCTTCTTGATTATTTTATCCACTACAACAAACCTTTTGACCTTATTGAACTGGGCGCAGGTGATGGACTTAAGACCAGAATACTCCTAAAATTTTTAACTGATAAAAAAGCTGCCTTTCAATACATGCCGGTAGATATTTCAGAAAATATTCTCAACTTATTATCATCCGAACTCAGCGAAGAATTTCCGGAACTAGTATTAAAACCTCAATGTAATGATTATTTCAGCGCCATGTCTGAACTTCGGAAATTTGAAGGAAAAAGAAAAGTAGTGCTGTTTATGGGAGGTAATATTGGTAATTTCAGCACGAAAGAAAGTATTAACTTTTATAAAGAGCTTAGCAGCTGTCTTAAGGCAGGAGATTTAGTTCTCACAGGTTTTGATCTGAAAAAAGATCCAAGATTGATTTTAAAAGCTTATGACGACTCAGAGGGCATTACTGCGAAGTTCAATCTCAATTTACTGGAAAGAATCAACAAGGAGTTTTCAGGTGATTTTAAAATTGAATACTTCAAACATTTCCCATACTACGATCCTGCTACAGGAGAATGTAAAAGCTTTTTGGTAAGCACAGTAAACCATAGTGTGAGACTTAAAGCTCTTGATCTTAATGTTAGTTTCAGAGCGTGGGAAAGTATTCAGACAGAAGTCTCAAAGAAATATTCCGAAAATGAAATAGAAACACTGGCGGATCTTACAGGTTTTGCCAAAATTCAGAACTTTTACGATGATAACAAATATTTCACAGACTCTCTGTGGGTGAAAAAATAA
- the egtB gene encoding ergothioneine biosynthesis protein EgtB codes for MEKKIVSPTKEILKVKYLETRSSTVAICKHLKTEDYVAQPIMDVSPPKWHLGHTTWFFEYFILMVYSDKYKEYNPSFAFFFNSYYESLGNRVSRGDRGNMTRPSVEEIYQYRIFVDEAIITLLDSVPFPSDELSKLITLGINHEQQHQELMITDIKYILGHNPLYPSLFPRIETSVASVLHGESVEKYLEVEEGLYEIGTSDTDNFSYDNERAKHKVYLHPFRFLNRLVTNGEYIDFIEDKGYKNFTFWLSSGWEWVNQNHIEAPLYWHRLENEWHYYTLTEGLTKVDRNKPVTHISFYEADAYAKWKNKRLLTEQEWESACLLYTPNPGNKNNFMESLAFEPKVRESENNLQLFGDCWEWTNSAYLPYPYYKKEPGAIGEYNGKFMINQMVLRGGSCATPLSHIRPTYRNFFQTEKRWQYTGIRLADYI; via the coding sequence TTGGAAAAAAAGATTGTATCACCAACTAAGGAGATACTTAAAGTAAAATATCTGGAAACCAGAAGCTCAACGGTAGCAATTTGCAAACACCTGAAAACTGAAGATTACGTTGCACAACCAATCATGGATGTAAGCCCACCCAAATGGCACCTTGGACATACAACATGGTTCTTCGAATACTTTATATTGATGGTGTACTCAGATAAATACAAGGAATACAATCCATCTTTTGCCTTTTTTTTTAACAGTTATTATGAAAGCTTAGGGAACAGGGTATCCAGAGGTGACAGAGGTAATATGACAAGACCTTCAGTAGAAGAAATATATCAATATAGAATCTTTGTTGACGAGGCTATTATAACGCTCCTAGATTCTGTTCCTTTTCCTTCTGATGAATTATCAAAACTGATAACTCTTGGAATTAACCACGAACAACAACATCAGGAACTTATGATTACGGATATAAAATACATATTAGGTCATAACCCTTTATATCCGTCTTTATTTCCCAGAATAGAAACATCCGTTGCATCAGTTCTCCATGGTGAATCAGTTGAGAAATATCTGGAAGTAGAAGAAGGACTGTACGAAATAGGAACTTCAGATACAGATAATTTCTCTTACGATAATGAAAGAGCTAAACATAAAGTATATCTTCATCCCTTTCGTTTTCTAAACCGACTTGTAACCAATGGAGAATACATTGACTTCATTGAAGACAAGGGATATAAAAATTTTACATTCTGGCTTTCTTCAGGATGGGAATGGGTGAATCAGAATCATATAGAAGCTCCTCTATATTGGCATAGATTAGAGAATGAATGGCATTACTATACTCTCACAGAAGGTCTTACAAAAGTTGATAGAAACAAACCCGTTACACATATCAGCTTTTATGAAGCCGATGCTTATGCCAAATGGAAGAATAAAAGATTACTAACAGAGCAGGAATGGGAAAGTGCATGTCTGCTCTACACACCAAACCCTGGTAATAAAAATAACTTTATGGAAAGTCTGGCTTTTGAGCCAAAGGTAAGAGAAAGCGAAAACAACCTTCAGTTATTCGGAGACTGCTGGGAATGGACAAACAGTGCATATTTACCTTATCCCTACTATAAAAAAGAACCTGGAGCTATTGGGGAATACAATGGTAAATTTATGATAAACCAGATGGTGCTTAGAGGGGGTTCTTGCGCAACGCCATTATCGCATATACGACCAACCTACAGAAATTTTTTTCAAACAGAAAAAAGATGGCAGTATACAGGAATAAGATTGGCAGACTATATATAA
- a CDS encoding YgaP family membrane protein has translation MAANVCGREKTARWIVGIILFVAGIVVAGTAGWIMGIGGVVLILTAMFSYCPVNAMFHRNTCMVRTPGNRDIDI, from the coding sequence ATGGCTGCGAACGTATGTGGTAGGGAAAAGACAGCACGATGGATTGTTGGAATTATTTTATTTGTTGCAGGGATCGTTGTTGCCGGTACGGCAGGATGGATCATGGGGATTGGAGGAGTGGTATTGATATTAACAGCAATGTTCTCATACTGTCCGGTAAATGCTATGTTTCATAGAAATACCTGCATGGTCCGAACTCCTGGAAACAGGGATATTGATATATGA
- a CDS encoding DsbA family protein encodes MSFKSLIATAIVIVVIAVFSMAFKLRQENNIIKPELIYVGDVMCSWCYGFSPEITAVKEHFKDEVDFKLLNGGLRPNTKEPMDAEMKKFLRQHWKEVTKATGQPFSYNMLADSSKFVFNTEPAARAVATVRKLKPGSEFEFFKRVQNSFYVKNRNTSDINTYLELLPEFNIDRESFKESFNTEQMKQSVAGEFKQAESLGVSGFPAVLLNVNGQYIMITNGYSKRGEVIRVIEKALGKK; translated from the coding sequence ATGTCTTTTAAATCTCTTATTGCAACAGCTATTGTAATCGTTGTTATTGCTGTTTTTTCTATGGCCTTTAAGTTAAGGCAGGAAAACAACATTATAAAGCCTGAACTGATTTATGTAGGTGATGTCATGTGTTCCTGGTGCTATGGCTTCTCTCCGGAGATTACAGCTGTAAAAGAACATTTTAAAGATGAAGTAGATTTTAAGCTTTTAAACGGAGGATTAAGGCCAAATACAAAGGAACCAATGGATGCTGAAATGAAAAAATTTCTGAGGCAGCATTGGAAAGAGGTGACAAAGGCAACCGGACAGCCATTTAGTTATAATATGCTGGCAGACTCAAGCAAGTTTGTTTTCAACACTGAGCCAGCGGCCAGAGCGGTTGCAACAGTACGTAAATTAAAACCAGGTTCGGAATTTGAATTCTTTAAAAGAGTTCAAAATTCGTTTTATGTTAAAAATAGAAATACTTCAGATATAAACACCTACTTGGAATTGCTTCCAGAGTTTAACATAGATAGGGAATCATTTAAGGAAAGCTTTAACACAGAACAAATGAAGCAGTCAGTTGCCGGAGAATTTAAACAGGCTGAATCTTTAGGTGTCAGTGGTTTTCCTGCCGTATTGTTAAATGTAAATGGGCAGTATATCATGATCACTAACGGATATTCTAAAAGAGGAGAGGTGATCAGAGTAATCGAAAAAGCATTGGGAAAAAAATAA
- a CDS encoding DUF4112 domain-containing protein: protein MIQNQNLTEAPNLALVEKISNFLDSKFRIPGTKLKFGWDPLIGLIPGIGDFAGFIISAILMLYLTRYGASRKVVIVMSLNILLDAMIGTVPFIGSLFDFGFKANKRNIELLKEHYYEGKHQGNGNGIILTIMLALIGLFALLLFSIFKFVSFIIHIF from the coding sequence ATGATTCAAAACCAAAACTTAACGGAAGCTCCCAATCTCGCTTTGGTAGAAAAGATATCCAATTTTCTTGATAGTAAGTTCAGAATACCCGGAACTAAATTAAAATTTGGCTGGGATCCTTTGATCGGTCTTATACCAGGGATAGGTGATTTCGCAGGCTTTATCATATCTGCAATACTTATGTTGTACTTGACAAGATATGGAGCCAGCAGAAAAGTAGTTATTGTCATGAGCCTTAATATACTTCTGGATGCCATGATTGGCACAGTTCCATTTATAGGTTCTTTATTTGATTTCGGATTTAAAGCAAACAAAAGAAATATAGAATTACTGAAAGAGCATTATTACGAAGGTAAACACCAAGGTAATGGAAATGGTATTATACTGACAATTATGCTTGCTTTAATAGGCCTCTTTGCGTTGCTTTTATTTTCGATATTTAAATTTGTAAGTTTCATTATTCATATTTTCTAA